Proteins encoded within one genomic window of Cyprinus carpio isolate SPL01 chromosome A15, ASM1834038v1, whole genome shotgun sequence:
- the LOC109053685 gene encoding high mobility group protein B1-like produces the protein MGKDPRKPRGKMSSYAYFVQTCREEHKKKHPEASVNFSEFSKKCSERWKTMSAKEKGKFEDMAKQDKVRYEREMKNYIPPKGEKKRRFKDPNAPKRPPSAFFIFCGDYRPKIKGENPGLSIGNIAKKLGEMWNSLSAEVKQPYEKKAAKLKEKYDKDIALYRTKGIAGLSKEDGGEDDDEDENEEEEEEEEDDEEDDE, from the exons ATGGGGAAAGATCCAAGGAAGCCCAGAGGAAAGATGTCCTCTTATGCCTACTTTGTGCAAACCTGCCGTGAAGAACACAAAAAGAAGCACCCCGAAGCCTCTGTAAACTTCTCTGAATTCTCCAAGAAGTGTTCGGAGCGATGGAAG ACAATGTCTGCCAAAGAGAAGGGTAAATTTGAGGATATGGCCAAGCAAGATAAGGTTCGCTATGAGAGAGAAATGAAGAACTACATTCCACCGAAGGGCGAGAAGAAGAGGCGATTTAAGGATCCCAACGCACCCAAGAGACCACC GTCAGCATTCTTCATTTTCTGTGGTGACTACCGCCCTAAGATTAAGGGGGAGAACCCAGGTCTGTCCATCGGAAACATTGCCAAGAAGCTTGGAGAAATGTGGAATAGCTTATCGGCTGAGGTGAAGCAGCCCTATGAGAAGAAAGCAGCAAAGCTGAAGGAGAAGTATGACAAG GATATTGCCCTATACCGTACAAAGGGAATTGCAGGCTTGTCCAAAGAAGACGGTGgggaggatgatgatgaggacgaaaatgaagaagaggaggaggaggaggaagatgatgaggaggatgatgagTAG
- the LOC109112555 gene encoding testis-expressed protein 26 isoform X2 — protein MAIYDVNKKWEVYETSHKRDFIYRPISSIPSLRPKTSANIYRNSYTLDDPVGATAYSEDFSWKPVSKTTCIRSATASGNRRNNPHPSQAFMIWRHSADQMKHFGGSSPLQHPLTEKEIQKAVSAQYRSTYRTDFLGLPQGIMKKHGVFTPFNHNHAVHYYTQTEMRHNYHPPKLKLELLGNNSRYGCNKLHGVAARGIENKDVKTLHITSYSADGCKGKNSGVIKQTSSTLESVSAWPGPL, from the exons ATGGCAATTTATG ATGTGAACAAGAAATGGGAAGTATATGAGACCTCACATAAAAGAGATTTCATCTATAGACCCATCTCATCTATTCCATCTCTAag GCCGAAAACATCTGCCAATATCTATAGAAATTCATACACACTGGATGATCCGGTAGGAGCAACTGCATACAGTGAAGATTTCAGCTGGAAGCCTGTGTCAAAAACTACTTGCATAAGGTCTGCCACAGCATCAGGAAACAGAAGGAACAACCCACACCCAAGCCAG GCATTCATGATATGGAGGCATTCTGCAGATCAAATGAAGCATTTTGGTGGTAGTTCCCCTCTTCAGCACCCGTTGACTGAGAAGGAAATCCAAAAGGCTGTCAGTGCCCAGTATAGGTCGACCTACAGGACTGATTTTCTTGGATTACCTCAAG GAATTATGAAGAAGCATGGAGTCTTTACACCTTTTAACCACAACCATGCTGTCCACTACTATACCCAGACTGAAATGAGACACAACTACCACCCACCCAAACTGAAACTTGAGCTTCTGGGGAATAACTCTCGCTATGGGTGCAATAAGCTGCATGGTGTAGCAGCGAGGGGTATTG AAAATAAGGATGTGAAGACATTGCACATAACCAGCTACTCTGCTGATGGATGTAAAGGGAAGAATAGTGGTGTGATCAAGCAAACCTCTTCCACACTGGAGAGCGTGTCAGCCTGGCCTGGGCCTTTATAA
- the LOC109112555 gene encoding testis-expressed protein 26 isoform X1, translating into MAIYDVNKKWEVYETSHKRDFIYRPISSIPSLRPKTSANIYRNSYTLDDPVGATAYSEDFSWKPVSKTTCIRSATASGNRRNNPHPSQAFMIWRHSADQMKHFGGSSPLQHPLTEKEIQKAVSAQYRSTYRTDFLGLPQGIMKKHGVFTPFNHNHAVHYYTQTEMRHNYHPPKLKLELLGNNSRYGCNKLHGVAARGIVPTVIHSHNNNQENNKLETTYNKYFGENKDVKTLHITSYSADGCKGKNSGVIKQTSSTLESVSAWPGPL; encoded by the exons ATGGCAATTTATG ATGTGAACAAGAAATGGGAAGTATATGAGACCTCACATAAAAGAGATTTCATCTATAGACCCATCTCATCTATTCCATCTCTAag GCCGAAAACATCTGCCAATATCTATAGAAATTCATACACACTGGATGATCCGGTAGGAGCAACTGCATACAGTGAAGATTTCAGCTGGAAGCCTGTGTCAAAAACTACTTGCATAAGGTCTGCCACAGCATCAGGAAACAGAAGGAACAACCCACACCCAAGCCAG GCATTCATGATATGGAGGCATTCTGCAGATCAAATGAAGCATTTTGGTGGTAGTTCCCCTCTTCAGCACCCGTTGACTGAGAAGGAAATCCAAAAGGCTGTCAGTGCCCAGTATAGGTCGACCTACAGGACTGATTTTCTTGGATTACCTCAAG GAATTATGAAGAAGCATGGAGTCTTTACACCTTTTAACCACAACCATGCTGTCCACTACTATACCCAGACTGAAATGAGACACAACTACCACCCACCCAAACTGAAACTTGAGCTTCTGGGGAATAACTCTCGCTATGGGTGCAATAAGCTGCATGGTGTAGCAGCGAGGGGTATTG ttccTACAGTGATTCACAGTCACAACAATAACCAGGAAAACAACAAACTGGAGACCACCTACAATAAATATTTCGGAG AAAATAAGGATGTGAAGACATTGCACATAACCAGCTACTCTGCTGATGGATGTAAAGGGAAGAATAGTGGTGTGATCAAGCAAACCTCTTCCACACTGGAGAGCGTGTCAGCCTGGCCTGGGCCTTTATAA